Part of the Klebsiella africana genome is shown below.
CACTAAGAACGACAAAAGTCGCATTAATACCCGGAGAAAGCTCTACAACTGGCCACTGCTGATCAATGATGTGGGTATACCAGTCTGTCAGCTTGTTTAATCCTCCTGAGACCATACCGCTTGCACCCACAGCGCCAAGAGCACCAATATTAGGTCCCTGGTATTGTGCTTGTGAGTTAGGGTCGATATTCAACTGGCTAACTTTGCTTGGGCTCAGTCCCTGCGCCAGCGCACTAAGTCCACCTGCAAAAGCACTACCCATAATGGCGTTACCGTTTCTGGAGATAAGCGTACCTTTGATACCGGCTTTACCATCGATTTCACTAACAGCGTATGCCTCCAATTTGATATCAAAGCTTTTGCCTTTAGAATTAACACAGCTCAGACTAGTTGTGCGGATATAGACTCGTTCAGAAGCCATATCTCCACGAGCAGTCCCTAAGAGGTTGCAGTCACGTAGATCCATTCTGTAGTTATTGGGTAAAAACACATCGCGTTTAACCCTGAACGTTACTCCCAAAGGTTCTTCTTGAGACGACAATGATGTCGGCGCTTCAACACCTGTCACCAGAACTGCATACAGTTGAGACGTAGCAGGCAAATACTGGTCTTCAGCACGCTTTGAGTGGCGAGCATTGCTATCAACCGGCTTAGTACCATCTCCTGCGATAGCAGCTCCAGGTCCAGCTTTAACGACCCGCTTTTGATTCGCGTTAGTAATGTTCTTTTCAACAATTGGTGTCACTTCAAGCACACCGTTATTGGCCGTGGTAATGCTGTTGCTGGTTATAGTGCGTACCAACTGAGTACGTTGAGGCGCAATCCCTCCTGCAACTGGTATTTCCTGATTGCGATTCCCTTCTGCATTACGGTTTAGCTGATAGGCTGGATTTTGCTGCTGATTTTCATAGACCGGCTGGCCTACGCGGTTATCAAGACTACGATTGCTCGCAGGTCCCTTTCCATTCTGCATATCAGAGATCTGTTGGTTCAGTTGCTTAATTTGGATTTTAAGTTCAGTCAGCTCACTGGAATTTTCGGCCTTATATTTTTCCATTTGCTTTACCTGATCCAACATGTTT
Proteins encoded:
- a CDS encoding TrbI/VirB10 family protein, producing the protein MKTLKLKELWEENKAIRIAFLLVLALAALVMVTMTLMGGDDSSKKAKKIKPVTNLLDTSSIVNMDEEGQKRFLQTVQQENRKDQQNMLDQVKQMEKYKAENSSELTELKIQIKQLNQQISDMQNGKGPASNRSLDNRVGQPVYENQQQNPAYQLNRNAEGNRNQEIPVAGGIAPQRTQLVRTITSNSITTANNGVLEVTPIVEKNITNANQKRVVKAGPGAAIAGDGTKPVDSNARHSKRAEDQYLPATSQLYAVLVTGVEAPTSLSSQEEPLGVTFRVKRDVFLPNNYRMDLRDCNLLGTARGDMASERVYIRTTSLSCVNSKGKSFDIKLEAYAVSEIDGKAGIKGTLISRNGNAIMGSAFAGGLSALAQGLSPSKVSQLNIDPNSQAQYQGPNIGALGAVGASGMVSGGLNKLTDWYTHIIDQQWPVVELSPGINATFVVLSGASIPTNLSAK